AAAGAAaacctactttttttttttttttatagccaATAGATGAGATACATAAATACACGTTGAAACAACTAATTTCAACATAATCAACCAACATATATACTTATATACTATACTTAAAACAAATATAGTGTATTTGAATTTTGGGCTCATGATTTCTACAATGTGGAAATCTAGGTACTTCCTTGAAGACTTTAATTCTCCTTCGAATAGTGCAGATGAAGACTTACAATAATATGTCCAAATACCGTAGACTTTTACAATATGAAGATGGGCCAAATGGGAAAGAAGGGAATGTGATGAGAAGTTTAAGGGAAAAGAGATTAAGAGGGAGGAAGATCCCTAGGAAGAGGACTCTAACTATACCACTTTTGATTACCATGTTTAAGGGAATAGAGATTAAAAGACTTACAATATGTTCAAATACGGTAGACCTTTACAATATACGCTTCCATTTTCTTGTATATCACTTTTGCTATATTTGGCATCAGCGGTCGTATCTACAATATCACCCTCTTTTTTAGTTGCACTACTTATGTCCTTTAGgctgaatttttcaaaataagaatTAAAACTAAAGATTagatcaaatttaatattatataaagaagattacatctttttttttcttttgaataacGTGGGAGATaatttaacagaaactcaagatATTTGGTAAACAATCTCCCAAGGAAAAATTAGTTTTAGTGTAGCGTAACTAAATATTTTGCTGAGGGCATTTGTGGATTAAAAAAAGATCAACATCACGTAAATTCCTTTCTGGTCAAATATCCAAATAAAACCTAAAATGTTGCCATATACctcaattttccaaaaaaaaaaatgaagatctaATATGTGCATAATTGAGGAGTTTAGAGGGCTTGGTTCAGCTTTTTCAGGACATCAGATGATGAGGCCAACGAAAGTTGTTCACCTTTTAGCTGCAACCATTATATGCTTATTTAATTGGGCTTGTCAATCGGGCTCAGGCCCAATATTATCTATCAGCCCATGCAATAGGATGTCCAGTTGTTTTCCATTCGGTCCATAACTTTCATGGCCCAGTCATTATCTGATTTTACGACCGTCGCTTTATTTGCttgaaaattaattgaaaactaTGTATAGGATGTCCACAACTTGGAGCTGGTTTgataacattttaatttttcttttcttatttctttttaagaactaaaaatagGAATATActtgataactatttttttcttatttctttaaaaaaaaaatagaaatagaagcttgtttgataatttttttttgtttctcaattcttatattttctcttattttatagtttaaatataacttaattgtgtaaaataaaaaaacatatagcatgcattaaaatataaaaattaatttaaaacatgtACATTATCAAATACATATAAGTCCTGAtgcaaaattaataacaatgatataattattttttatcattcatatgttgctaaaatttgatttgtattattatttctcaattatattattatgtagaAAGAAGacagataaataaatattaaaaatatatttttcttttctaagtcatctaataatcttttatttaaatttcataaatcaattcgTAGAGAGACCTTCACAATCTATTATTAAAAAGTTGGAGACtaaaataactaattttaaCCCTGAGAGACCAAAGAATCCTAAAttcaatattgtttaatattgaaAAAGTTAACAAAACAAACgatacaaagcaagagaacGAGATATTTCCACACAAGATTAGAAAGAGTCATAGCTTCTTAACATCTGTTCTTTTTCTAGAAGCGACCACGTCACTAACAtccctaaaattattttaattagaaaatcAGTCCCCTCAGTTCTGGAAATTACAAGAAAACCCCGAATCTTCCATGTTATTCTCTCTGAACTACAAAATCACTAAGAGaaccaaaagaaaaaatgaatggCATCGGCATCTTCAGCATCGTCGGCAGCTTTTGCAGCATCAATCGGTCCTCTGATTTGCAATCGCTCAACCAGATTCCTTCCATGTCGGAACTTTCACCATAAATGGAGCTTCAAAGATGCTCGTTCTCATTCTCGACTCTCCTTTTTCCATTATTCTAACTCTTCTCCTCTTATTCCTTCTCTTCCGATTCGCcgtcgtcttcttcttcctcttcctcctctTCATCTTCTGTTCCGATCTCGTTCACCTTCTTTTCGATATCCTCTGCCATTAATGGCCTCGACGGTTCCTGATCAGGCTGGTCCGGAGCCTCCTCAGTCCAATCCGACGAAAACGGTGAGTATTGCTTTTGGATTTCTCCGTTGCAGTGTTGTTTGATTTGGTGGTAATTAGGGCTTTGGAAATTGCAGGTTAGGGTTGTGATTAAGGGTAGGGTTCAGGGAGTGTTCTATCGGGATTGGACAGTGGAGAATGCTACCGAGTTAGGGCTAAAAGGATGGGTGCGGAATCGGAGGGATGGATCCGTAGAGGCGCTTTTCTCCGGCCGCCCTGAATCAGTGACGGAAATGGAGCAACGGTGTCGTCGTGGTCCGCCGGCGGCGATGGTAACCGGGTTTCAGGTTTTTCCTAGCTCCGATGACCCAGGACCGGGGTTTGAGCGCTTACGAACCGCGTGATGATTGTGAATGTAGAACCGACCGGAATGGCGTCGTGTAAGAAAGAATggagtttttaattaattggtgctctattttatttttgttcgaAGGAAAAGAAAACGAAATTTAAATACTGgcacttttctttttaaaaaacataaatagcAATCACCTATAAATTGTTAATGTTATAGTTATGTTATGACTAGCCGCTACTAGGGGTACACACATTTATGGTTTTTTGTAACAAAACCAAATATCACTCACACAGATATCTTGGAAACATATTAATTTAGGCTCAACTTTGAAGTtgttttagttaaaattttaaactaataattatttgACTTGTAAATTgatagtttttttaattaaattaaaaattttaatttgtatccATGTAAACTTAAAAAGTGTTATTTTGTTTCTCAtatgttcaaaatttaaaagaaaaataataattaatagttgttttaatagatttaaaattagattttatgtttaattgaaTACATCATgatctatataaaaaaaatgacataaAGTCATGATGTGTATACAGAATTGAAAATGTTTACTAttagaaacaaaattgaaagtctaacgatttattaaacatattttaaatctttataATCTAGATACTTAacatctaaaatttaaaaatctattcagcgttttttttttaaattaatagtcTACTAAATgtgaaatttaaaatcaaagacATATTAAACgcatttgaaagttcaagaattaAACAGTTAAAAATGGAAGTTTAGAAACATTCACTTTATCATTTAACCAACTTTCAAATGGAAAAGAAGATATATCTCAACGATAAACTTAAATTAACGGACATACAAATCATCTCTCATAAGAATAGTATATCATTGACCTATTGATATGATAAAATTGATTATAGACTTAATAGTAAGAGATGATTGATAGTCAATTTTAGTATTGCTCAACTTGCATAAAGTTTAtattaactaaaataaaatgttgaatCCTCTCGATTATACGCAATAATAGCAATTGGGTCGGTCTATTGTTATACCCAACCTGTCTGAGAACTAGATGCTCACCCTATTTTTTCAAACTAACAAAGAAACAAATGAGCTCTTCAAACGGCGAGATGGATGTAGACTAGCAACATagttacaaaaatcaattgaatTCAAACACTTAACTGCAAAAGTTTGAGACCATAACGGTAACCATTCCTATATTTCATAATGATTTGGGCATTTTGCACCAATTGATGATGTTTTCAAGAAAATCCCCAAATTTTACTTTGTACTCATTAAGTTGTATCAGTTTCAACTTAATCCTATATTGGGAAtattctaaaactcgcagttcataaatGTTAGAAACATATCctgtttatcaataaaagtattgagtatttcattcaataaatagttattgatATTGTGTTTTGTTATAAAAATCTGATAAACAAAtacatggctataatatgaatactttaactttatgtggagacataaaagtggatcgagttttagtatatagtcaaaatggtctataagtatatgaatgagattgggtacctcatcctggtaacattattggatatGGTcaactttgtatactgatacaaatgatgtgatcccaaaatcatctatgtggaggcatcctatgtaaatgatgtttacataagactggatatcgaaatagtcattttgctttataatgaccgtttactgttaaaactaactatttcaaatttgatgacctagggtaacttgatcttaatcctaagctaactatgaactcctgtttattcgggattatcctttgatctgcataggtgagagtagtccaatagcactgctcaataagcctcccattttggggagaagaccaaatagatagttggagacatagtcctgcaagatagaattcactcctacccaatttagggttagcagataggttgttctcttaagtattgattcctaGTCTTGTACAACGGAaccccgccctctcatgatcgaaagggtcatggtttattagttggactataaaccaattgttcaaatagaggttcagtgggagcttaaggagcaagatgtatttacaagggtaaaacagtaattttgacctagttgtaaatacgaacaacctgtgaaggtttaacttattgattatggttaaagtagacagaaatatatctacaatgaggagagtgcaactatcaagctataatggtgtgttttggtagttaacgaatattgattaattcggtctaaaaagtttagccagttaatctcaaatcgttggagcacatgatttgtaggtccataaagtctctctactaactcataaaattatatctttgattagtaaattgaaaatatttgaagtgtttaaattcaaaattagggttttgaaattggagtgttcaaattcaattagcgttttgattaattgtatttgatacaattaaaaacgttTAATTATGTTAAAATTGAACGAAATCAGAgagattaatatatttaaatattgatttaaatattaattaacatgaataggattcatgtacaaattaggtttttaattaatttaatatttgatattaaattattaattaattaattaattaaattgtataattaattatttaaataaaacatttttttttcaatttttgaaattgaaattcatatttcttttttcattaaatttaattttagtgtaaattaaaattaatttgaaaaatgaaattaaaaatttgtaaaagaaaaaagagagagagagttagTGGATTAATCCAATATTTGTTGGATTAATCCCTTAGTAAACACCTAGCCCATTTATAATCAGCTTCTTAAGGTGTCAATATGCTGAAGATTGAAGTGCTTGCATGATAAACCTACATAAATACATTTGATTTGATCAGATTTAATCTTCATGCAAGTTGAAACTCCAAAAATTCTACTGAAGCTCTTAAACCCTTCTCTTCCCCTTCACCTAATTAAGCTGATTTAGAGATTCCACCTCTCAATCCAAGTTAGAGGATGGTAGGGAAGATTATTGTGGTAGTTCTCTATCAATTTGGAGATCCAATTCGTGGAGAGAAGTTGGAATTGCCGAGTTTCaacaaaggtattgtgttcttgaaaccctctcCTTTGAAATttgcttttaaactcaaattaagtgtaattagagtacttattaattctgatttcttccgttgcatgcttatttactctatcaattggtatcagagcatgatttaagcactcaattaacgttaatttgagtttggtgggtgaatttctaagaatgcatgtttggttgactgatatggttgaaattcaattttggcatcaaatttctctttgattatgaagtttaatttgtaattgactcttgatTAATGAGCATATATGTGTGCTTTAGAGCctataattttattagagtcaatagagttgaaattaggctataattgaagattgaagcaagcaaggtccATAGCAGAAATCTGGATTGGAGCTACTGCCCTTGTAGCGTCACGACGCTGTTCATCCTAACAAGGTACGCATGACGGAGCCGGTTCGCGAGAAGAAACTGGTTTGATCGGTTCGATAACCTGTTGATCGATTCAGCCCATTTTAGTCCAGTTCAACCTCTTTTGAGCCTTAGAGAGTCGATTCAGGCGATTCGAGTCCAATTCAGGTCGGGTCAAGTGATCCATATTCTTTTTAGAGCAATTTTTAACctttatttgtaataattagttaattttgcttgcttaggatgctagagttgaaccatatcagtgttgtttaaatatttatgcatgtgatgtatgttttatttaaatttaaacatttatgtgcatatagtatgtcatgtagttttaaaatcccaccataggaaagcatgttACACGCATAATCATATgttataagttagttataatataCAACATGCATTGTTAAGGTTTCTaaagtttaatataagtgtGATATTAAAGtctgaatgcctttgatgtttGTTATGAATACAaagcatttctatattttataagtaaattcataacaaagataagcagcatgctcacttaggttaacaacttgttttaatagttaaaataggtcgttatcttatacgGTATAAACTCAATCGGTCCATAATCCTATCTAAAGCTAGAGATATTTAAGTTGAAGGTTtatgttgttggggttgatgcctaaagtctcgtatcctatagtttgtacgaacgcttgtgttgataatatatgatatttacttcacatcttgtatttttgctcaattacttattttatttgctttatcacaaaccaataaacataaaattcctggttatctgtatgtgactcaaacaaGTATgaggtgacatacaagtggatcatgtcttgagtgataaccaaaatggtctgtagtatatggatataggagggaaacttaaTCCTGGCAACGCTATGGAttcggcccgctttgtggaatagttacaagtgttgtgacttgtcccagatgatctaatcctgataattcgtgttggggacatgcaagcgggggcatcctatataaagaatttgtataaaacctgaccacgaagtgttaacgtctcgttatataacaccgttcatgacaaagacttcacttcactaggatgaccataggtaacatgacctcaatcctgagtgagttgagaaacttctgccattgaggagcggtcctttgatttgtataggttgcaagtggcaagtcaccgattcaaatctaccattttggggatcgTCTGattttgggagctgggaactcagctacacaagatgaaattcactcttccagaggtagaggtaagtagatagatagctcctatagggctgattccggggcttgaacgatgtggcgccaacaaaccttctcttgacccaagaagtgttcacacatagttggactatgttgtattgttcattagaggaaccaagtggtacttaaggagtgagatgtaactataggagcaaaaacggtaatttggtccacACTGTAACTTatcgagcatctgtgaagggtcatcgtactcatgattagttatatctgatggacatagaaatatatctgtgataagaagagttcattgtaggtctttagtggatgcctgacagttaacggatggtggatctcgtgactaaagagtttgtCAATTTCACGgacgttggagcttcgagccacaggtccattaggtacCCCTAAGGTGAGCTTGAAACTAGAGTCACGAAAAGataccagtatttgggttaattattGAGAGATGTTTCCAAATTTGACAAAAAGGTATTCAATGatatatataagaaatattAATTCATACGACTGTTATaacttatatatgataaaaattGGTTCTAATGTATagtagatacattattttatgaaGAAAGTAAGATTATAATATAGATTTTTGATCAATAATAGAGGAAAAAACTATAACCCATTATAGTAGGATATGTGAATAATCAAACtatagatagagatagaaatattatatgatataatattgtAATTATAGTTAGTAATtgatttcaattatatgtataattttaattcataaaaatTTCACATTGTTCGGAACATGGGTTAAATGGTGCTTAAGACTTGCAATATGGTGCAGATCCTTATTTTAAAtcgatgaattaaaataatactTGTTTCGCATTTTTTTAATCGTTCTTCAATCATTCAtatcaaaaaaaaaagggataaGAGAGTGCCTGGTGATGTAATCCTTCAAACGAATCGCTTTAAAGAGAATCGAGAGCCTCTATACGATAGCGCTTATTCCGCCTAAACGATCTCACCATTGGTCGACATAAACGAATCGAACAACTAATCGCGGACTACACAATCGCATAGCCTTCTCTTAAACAATTGGTATGATGTGGCTGATTTTGGCTAAAAACGATCCGTGATACTATTTCCtaaaacgatcgttcagtaaaacctacacgatcatgtaagtgtctcctaaacgataaaGCAAAGCGTGCTAATGCGATAGCGCCTTTTTCTCCCACCTGTTATCGCCTACATGAATCTGGTATTCCTcctcctctaccaaattcaccaaagaccacgctttgagttctcactccaagaatacccggggttcttttctggtggtgtcatccccacggCGTTTGTGTtcgcggttgttcgtgctgctgcagtcgacgcttccgctgggcgttggtagatcgcgtggaggttttccgctgctgTGAGTGCTGAA
The nucleotide sequence above comes from Benincasa hispida cultivar B227 chromosome 3, ASM972705v1, whole genome shotgun sequence. Encoded proteins:
- the LOC120073926 gene encoding uncharacterized protein LOC120073926 yields the protein MASASSASSAAFAASIGPLICNRSTRFLPCRNFHHKWSFKDARSHSRLSFFHYSNSSPLIPSLPIRRRLLLPLPPLHLLFRSRSPSFRYPLPLMASTVPDQAGPEPPQSNPTKTVRVVIKGRVQGVFYRDWTVENATELGLKGWVRNRRDGSVEALFSGRPESVTEMEQRCRRGPPAAMVTGFQVFPSSDDPGPGFERLRTA